Proteins from one Pongo abelii isolate AG06213 chromosome 19, NHGRI_mPonAbe1-v2.0_pri, whole genome shotgun sequence genomic window:
- the NDUFAF8 gene encoding NADH dehydrogenase [ubiquinone] 1 alpha subcomplex assembly factor 8, producing MSANGAVWGRVRSRLRAFPERLAVCGAEAAAYGRCVQASTAPGGRLSKDFCAREFEALRSCFAAAAKKTLEGGC from the exons ATGTCGGCCAACGGAGCGGTGTGGGGCCGCGTGCGAAGCCGCCTCCGCGCCTTCCCCGAGCGGCTGGCCGTCTGCGGGGCCGAG GCCGCGGCGTACGGCAGGTGCGTGCAGGCCTCCACGGCCCCGGGCGGCCGCCTGAGTAAGGACTTCTGCGCGCGGGAGTTCGAGGCCCTGCGAAGCTGCTTTGCCGCCGCG GCCAAGAAGACGCTGGAGGGAGGCTGTTAG